From Brevibacterium ihuae, the proteins below share one genomic window:
- a CDS encoding MBL fold metallo-hydrolase: MSARRISQEFRQRLLVNYTQWAVGAGFFHSQDFYVGIRDDVSSELTPVLHVIYDCGTHRARAVIEREVDEYVRRHGKDLDLLFISHFDRDHISGLPILQQKGVKAKRVVAPLLDPDERLLAFAKAISPVDTGTTTGTDLEFYGRLVADPEAVLGEVADQVELVDPEPITDDQQALDESLLPEDAEDGMELRLSRTPAQKLMRIHANSPTVQSPEYPIWEFRYHVLRRIRRQQPAFRTALARELGISEACLQTMLANPRKLQVLVTRRHIELRRAYDSLAGMRNRNDTSLCLYSGPAKARGTYRTYRSRAPHGHIDRPEVGAWGMLPGWLGTGDAPLAGVHEMNEFNAIFGARKVHVGTLALPHHGSRHNHRDEIFSGFTQPPTCIVGADGLYGHPNQKVVLAASLIGSTLLPVTAATASRVDESCTIFFRANPRR; the protein is encoded by the coding sequence ATGAGCGCTCGCAGGATCTCCCAAGAATTCCGGCAGCGGTTGCTGGTCAACTACACACAGTGGGCAGTAGGAGCTGGCTTCTTCCACTCTCAAGACTTTTACGTCGGCATACGCGACGACGTCTCATCCGAGCTGACACCAGTTCTGCACGTCATCTACGACTGCGGCACCCATCGTGCAAGAGCTGTCATCGAGCGTGAAGTGGACGAGTACGTTAGACGGCACGGTAAAGACCTGGACTTGCTATTTATCTCCCACTTTGACCGTGATCATATTTCGGGGCTACCGATACTCCAACAAAAGGGTGTCAAAGCTAAACGCGTGGTGGCACCCTTGCTCGACCCCGACGAGAGGTTACTAGCATTCGCCAAGGCCATAAGTCCCGTGGACACCGGTACGACCACAGGCACCGACCTGGAGTTCTACGGACGCCTCGTCGCCGACCCTGAAGCGGTCTTAGGTGAGGTGGCAGACCAGGTTGAGCTAGTCGATCCGGAGCCCATTACGGATGACCAGCAAGCGTTGGACGAGTCACTGTTGCCTGAAGACGCTGAAGATGGCATGGAGTTGAGGTTGAGTCGGACTCCCGCCCAGAAGCTCATGCGGATTCATGCTAATAGTCCTACCGTACAGAGCCCGGAGTATCCGATCTGGGAATTCAGGTATCACGTCCTGCGCCGGATCCGACGGCAGCAGCCAGCCTTTCGGACGGCTCTCGCCAGGGAGTTGGGTATAAGCGAAGCCTGCCTACAGACCATGTTGGCCAATCCACGCAAGCTTCAAGTCCTCGTCACCCGCCGCCACATCGAGTTGCGCCGTGCTTACGATTCCCTCGCAGGCATGAGGAATAGGAATGACACTTCCCTGTGCCTCTACTCGGGCCCCGCAAAGGCACGTGGAACCTACCGGACCTATCGCAGCCGGGCACCGCACGGTCACATAGACCGTCCCGAGGTGGGCGCGTGGGGCATGCTGCCGGGCTGGCTAGGAACGGGCGACGCGCCCCTGGCAGGGGTCCACGAGATGAATGAATTCAATGCGATCTTCGGCGCTCGTAAGGTACACGTGGGGACTCTTGCACTGCCACACCACGGATCGCGACACAACCACCGCGATGAGATCTTCAGCGGGTTCACACAGCCGCCCACCTGCATCGTCGGGGCAGACGGACTTTATGGACACCCAAACCAAAAGGTAGTTCTAGCAGCATCCCTGATTGGTAGCACACTCCTGCCTGTAACAGCGGCGACAGCCAGCCGGGTCGACGAGAGTTGCACGATCTTCTTTCGGGCCAATCCACGACGCTAG
- a CDS encoding IS3 family transposase (programmed frameshift), translating to MPKKIDPQVRERAVRLVLEHRSEYPSNAKAITAVARQEGIGAESLRRWVVQAEIDAGDREGQTSEEHAEINRLKAENRRLREDVAILRAATNFLRGGTRPPQPRIMGFIDQRRAEGYAVESIVRVLREQGVKIAARTYRAWARPRIAARTVTDALVVDAVRDTAWTDVVDAAGVVRRKMTAEGLYGRKKMTALIRRTSIPDVSRGAVDRAMRLLGLSGVTRAKAIRATIPSKDGIRAGDLLNRDFTAPRPDYTWVMDFTYVRSWAGWVYVAFILDVYSQRIVAWHAQTTKHTELVMIPLRMALWERGRQGRPIEPNQLRAHSDAGSQYTSVAWTDKLALDGIAPSIGSVGDAYDNALMETINGLYKAECIRTTIFHDGPYKTIADVECATAGWVDWYNYRRLHGSLGMVSPDEFEATYYADLTREPLPA from the exons ATGCCGAAGAAGATCGATCCCCAGGTGCGTGAGCGAGCCGTGAGGCTCGTCCTCGAGCACCGGTCCGAGTACCCGTCGAACGCGAAGGCGATCACGGCGGTCGCCCGTCAGGAAGGCATCGGTGCGGAGTCTCTGCGCCGGTGGGTCGTGCAAGCCGAGATCGACGCGGGTGACCGTGAGGGTCAGACCAGCGAAGAACACGCGGAGATCAATCGCCTCAAGGCCGAGAACCGGCGGTTGCGTGAAGACGTCGCGATCTTGAGAGCGGCGACGA ACTTTCTTCGTGGGGGAACTCGGCCCCCGCAACCGCGGATCATGGGGTTCATCGATCAGAGGCGGGCCGAGGGGTACGCAGTCGAGTCGATCGTCCGCGTCCTGCGCGAGCAGGGCGTGAAGATCGCTGCACGCACTTACCGGGCCTGGGCCAGGCCTCGCATCGCGGCCCGGACCGTCACCGATGCTCTCGTCGTTGACGCGGTCCGTGACACGGCCTGGACTGACGTCGTCGATGCCGCTGGCGTCGTGCGGCGGAAGATGACAGCGGAAGGCCTGTATGGGCGCAAGAAGATGACAGCGCTGATCCGTCGGACGTCGATCCCCGACGTGTCCCGCGGCGCGGTCGACCGGGCAATGCGGCTGCTCGGCCTGTCAGGCGTGACCCGCGCGAAAGCGATCCGCGCGACGATCCCGTCGAAGGACGGCATCCGTGCCGGGGACTTGCTGAACCGCGACTTCACCGCACCGAGGCCGGATTACACGTGGGTGATGGACTTCACCTATGTCCGCTCGTGGGCAGGCTGGGTGTATGTCGCGTTCATCCTCGACGTCTACTCGCAACGCATCGTCGCCTGGCATGCGCAGACCACCAAGCACACAGAGCTTGTGATGATCCCGCTGCGGATGGCGCTGTGGGAACGCGGCCGACAGGGCCGGCCCATCGAGCCCAACCAGCTCCGGGCACACAGCGATGCCGGATCCCAGTACACGTCCGTGGCATGGACGGACAAACTCGCCCTCGACGGCATCGCGCCATCGATCGGGTCCGTCGGCGACGCGTACGACAACGCCCTCATGGAGACGATCAACGGCCTCTACAAGGCCGAATGCATCCGCACCACGATCTTCCACGACGGCCCGTACAAGACGATCGCTGACGTCGAGTGCGCGACCGCCGGCTGGGTCGACTGGTACAACTACCGCAGGCTCCACGGTAGCCTCGGAATGGTTAGCCCCGACGAGTTCGAGGCGACCTACTACGCGGACCTCACCCGAGAACCGCTCCCCGCATAG
- a CDS encoding GTP pyrophosphokinase yields MSSDPAPHLARARVRAAVDRLYQADAQRWEVACQRVVRFLEGIIESMEFADRSRVVVDGYRVKEPMRTLEKVLKKSEGGALPGEPGEVVGLISDLAGVKVLCKSSRDLEAFVEVLEAELARTTRFEVVEPVKNYHLDPKPSGYRAFHAVLGSADPKAEHPIRVEIQVRTRLQDAWGELTHDDLYKPGGPLAPSDFHTQVAASMANLLSEVDRLADLLAQDIEQTSRGDGFDAGAETQAEDLLRVTVTRTGPGYAIAEDELGRRGLIRARDVRSLAEVTGDAETAGEGRKSIKVSDLVGVGDVLPAAEVEYKGNRYFAPVEFAERR; encoded by the coding sequence ATGTCCTCCGACCCCGCTCCCCACCTCGCCCGCGCCCGTGTGCGCGCTGCGGTCGACCGCCTCTATCAGGCGGATGCCCAGCGCTGGGAGGTCGCATGCCAGCGCGTCGTGCGGTTCCTCGAGGGGATCATCGAGAGCATGGAGTTCGCCGACCGCTCGCGCGTCGTCGTCGACGGCTACCGGGTCAAGGAGCCCATGCGGACGCTCGAGAAGGTGCTCAAGAAGTCCGAGGGCGGGGCCCTGCCCGGGGAACCGGGCGAGGTCGTCGGACTGATTTCCGACCTCGCCGGCGTCAAGGTCCTCTGCAAGTCTTCCCGCGACCTCGAGGCCTTCGTCGAGGTGCTCGAGGCCGAGCTGGCGCGGACCACGCGGTTCGAGGTCGTCGAGCCGGTGAAGAACTACCACCTCGATCCGAAGCCGAGCGGGTACCGCGCATTCCATGCGGTGCTCGGGTCGGCCGATCCCAAGGCCGAGCACCCGATCCGGGTGGAGATCCAGGTGCGGACCCGGCTGCAGGACGCGTGGGGCGAGCTCACGCACGATGACCTCTACAAGCCCGGCGGGCCGCTCGCGCCGAGCGACTTCCACACGCAGGTCGCCGCATCGATGGCGAATCTCCTGTCCGAGGTCGACCGGCTCGCCGACCTCCTCGCCCAGGACATCGAGCAGACGTCCCGCGGGGACGGGTTCGACGCCGGCGCTGAGACCCAGGCCGAGGACCTGCTGCGGGTCACGGTGACCCGCACCGGTCCCGGATACGCGATCGCCGAGGACGAGCTCGGCCGCCGCGGTCTCATCCGGGCGCGTGACGTCCGTTCGCTCGCCGAGGTCACCGGTGATGCGGAGACTGCGGGGGAGGGGCGCAAGTCGATCAAGGTCTCCGACCTCGTCGGGGTGGGAGATGTGCTGCCCGCTGCGGAGGTCGAGTACAAGGGCAATCGCTACTTCGCTCCGGTGGAGTTCGCCGAGCGCCGGTAG
- a CDS encoding GntP family permease, whose amino-acid sequence MDVRLILALVLGIATIVVLVLRTRLDAFVALLIAALVTGLVAGQEILGVIDSVTTGFGSTLASIGIVIGLGVAVGKILEVSGAADALARAFLRGFGKGKEPWAMGTVGSIVSIPVFCDSGFVIMNPLARSIARVKRGGYVTLCLALGCGMTLTHHMVPPTPGPLAVSGLLGADLGAVILTGLIFTVILLPVVVFYAKWMGPKLESQINAEVAADVYGADHDVALAESGGEDVHSKLDTIETYRSEDFLGETPAGRKPHRMNALVGSLPLLVPLILIVLNTVTSAMDKAATGQINAEEYEASGWVTPFLFLGNPVIALVIGVILAVYVLLPRWTPRTKVHSWLAQAAESAGLILLITGAGGAFGQVLRDSGVGDALAEAVASLTLPAFIVPFVIASLVRVAQGSGTVAMITAASVTAPIVTTLDISPLIATMACVCGSMVFSYFNDSYFWVVTRFTGLDGTSALKGWSGITTAVWLGSLPLLFIANLVIG is encoded by the coding sequence ATGGACGTGCGGCTCATACTCGCCCTCGTGCTCGGCATCGCGACGATCGTCGTGCTCGTCCTGCGCACACGCCTCGACGCCTTCGTCGCCCTGCTCATCGCCGCGCTCGTCACCGGCCTCGTCGCCGGCCAGGAGATCCTCGGCGTCATCGACTCGGTGACCACCGGATTCGGCAGCACGCTGGCGAGCATCGGCATCGTCATCGGCCTCGGCGTCGCGGTCGGCAAGATCCTCGAGGTCTCCGGCGCCGCCGACGCGCTCGCGCGCGCCTTCCTCCGCGGCTTCGGCAAGGGCAAGGAGCCGTGGGCCATGGGCACCGTCGGCTCCATCGTGTCGATCCCGGTGTTCTGCGACTCCGGCTTCGTCATCATGAACCCGCTCGCCCGCTCGATCGCCCGGGTCAAGCGCGGCGGCTACGTCACCCTGTGCCTCGCGCTCGGCTGCGGCATGACGCTCACCCACCACATGGTGCCGCCCACCCCCGGCCCGCTCGCGGTCTCCGGCCTGCTCGGTGCGGACCTCGGCGCTGTCATCCTCACCGGCCTGATCTTCACCGTCATCCTCCTCCCCGTCGTCGTGTTCTACGCGAAGTGGATGGGACCGAAGCTCGAGTCGCAGATCAACGCGGAGGTCGCCGCGGACGTCTACGGCGCGGACCACGATGTCGCGCTCGCCGAATCCGGCGGCGAGGACGTCCACTCGAAGCTCGACACCATCGAGACCTACCGCTCCGAGGACTTCCTCGGCGAGACCCCGGCGGGCAGGAAGCCCCACCGGATGAACGCGCTCGTCGGCTCGCTGCCGCTGCTCGTCCCGCTCATCCTCATCGTCCTCAACACGGTGACCTCCGCGATGGACAAGGCGGCCACCGGCCAGATCAACGCCGAGGAGTACGAGGCCTCGGGCTGGGTCACCCCGTTCCTCTTCCTCGGCAACCCGGTCATCGCCCTCGTCATCGGCGTCATCCTCGCCGTCTACGTCCTGCTCCCCCGCTGGACCCCGCGCACCAAGGTCCACTCCTGGCTCGCGCAGGCCGCGGAATCGGCCGGCCTCATCCTCCTCATCACCGGTGCCGGCGGCGCGTTCGGCCAGGTGCTCCGCGACTCCGGCGTGGGCGATGCCCTCGCCGAGGCGGTCGCCTCGCTGACGCTGCCGGCGTTCATCGTGCCGTTCGTCATCGCCTCCCTCGTCCGCGTGGCGCAGGGCTCCGGCACCGTCGCGATGATCACCGCCGCCTCCGTCACCGCCCCGATCGTCACCACCCTCGACATCTCGCCGCTCATCGCGACGATGGCCTGCGTGTGCGGCTCCATGGTGTTCAGCTACTTCAACGACTCGTACTTCTGGGTCGTCACCCGCTTCACCGGGCTCGACGGCACCTCCGCGCTCAAGGGATGGTCGGGCATCACCACCGCCGTATGGCTCGGCAGCCTGCCGCTCCTCTTCATCGCGAACCTCGTCATCGGCTGA
- a CDS encoding four-carbon acid sugar kinase family protein — protein sequence MDRILIIADDLTGGNGCAAGFAGAGLRAATLRADASPEDIAAGLDTYDALVVTTDSRHLPADRAAAAVTAIVDAGWPADLVCSRGDSTLRGNFGAEAEAIITAVRARGRRAVGLCMPAFPQANRQTVHGLQLLHGTRLEHTELAHDVRSPMTSSSVAEALRKDTRLSTAGIDLAAVTGPRSALVDTIRTLLAEEPDVLVADALTVDHLAAVAEAAVEADPDVMWVGVDPGPGTLAIARAMGARAAAGTPPLLAIAGSATDLTQQQLQRLLAERDVVLVRPSFDAGSRVPAVDATAAELRDVLDRAAPGQIVLLASVIRPEDVHALTDEESDALPLALGRIAAAVLDPGDAEPDAATAVGGLYTTGGDITTSVLSALGAAGIEIDEEVVPLAAAGTLVGGPHTGLPIVTKGGLVGDSATGIACLDHLAEIATLRTRILSSRSAASGTHCRHRRKDTP from the coding sequence ATGGACCGGATCCTCATCATCGCCGACGACCTCACCGGGGGGAACGGCTGCGCCGCAGGGTTCGCCGGTGCGGGGCTGCGCGCGGCGACCCTGCGCGCCGACGCCTCCCCCGAGGACATCGCCGCCGGCCTCGACACCTACGACGCCCTCGTCGTCACCACGGACTCGCGCCACCTGCCCGCGGACCGGGCCGCAGCCGCCGTCACCGCGATCGTCGACGCCGGCTGGCCGGCCGACCTCGTGTGCTCGCGCGGGGACTCGACGCTGCGCGGGAACTTCGGCGCCGAGGCCGAGGCGATCATTACCGCGGTGCGCGCACGCGGGCGTCGCGCCGTGGGACTGTGCATGCCGGCCTTCCCGCAGGCGAACCGGCAGACCGTCCATGGCCTCCAGCTCCTCCACGGGACCCGCCTCGAGCACACCGAGCTCGCCCACGACGTGCGCTCCCCGATGACGAGCTCGTCGGTCGCCGAGGCGCTGCGGAAGGACACCCGGCTCTCCACCGCGGGCATCGACCTCGCCGCGGTCACCGGCCCGCGCTCCGCTCTCGTCGACACGATCCGGACCCTCCTCGCCGAGGAGCCCGACGTCCTCGTCGCCGATGCGCTCACCGTCGATCACCTCGCCGCCGTCGCCGAGGCCGCGGTCGAGGCCGACCCCGATGTCATGTGGGTGGGGGTCGACCCCGGCCCCGGGACGCTCGCGATCGCCCGCGCCATGGGTGCCCGAGCGGCCGCCGGCACCCCACCGCTGCTCGCGATCGCCGGCTCCGCCACCGATCTCACCCAGCAGCAGCTCCAGCGGCTCCTCGCCGAGCGCGACGTCGTCCTCGTCCGCCCGTCGTTCGACGCCGGCAGCCGGGTGCCCGCCGTCGACGCCACCGCCGCGGAGCTGCGCGACGTCCTCGACCGCGCCGCACCCGGACAGATCGTCCTCCTCGCCTCGGTCATCCGTCCCGAGGACGTCCACGCCCTCACCGACGAGGAGTCCGACGCGCTCCCCCTCGCGCTCGGTCGGATCGCCGCCGCGGTCCTCGACCCCGGGGATGCCGAACCGGACGCGGCCACGGCCGTCGGCGGGCTCTACACCACCGGCGGCGACATCACGACGAGCGTCCTGTCCGCTCTCGGCGCGGCCGGGATCGAGATCGACGAGGAGGTCGTCCCGCTCGCCGCCGCCGGCACCCTCGTCGGCGGGCCGCACACCGGACTGCCGATCGTCACCAAGGGCGGCCTCGTCGGCGATTCCGCGACCGGCATCGCCTGCCTCGACCACCTCGCCGAGATCGCAACGCTGCGCACCCGCATCCTGTCGTCGCGGAGTGCCGCCAGCGGCACTCATTGCCGCCACCGGCGAAAGGACACCCCATGA
- the pdxA gene encoding 4-hydroxythreonine-4-phosphate dehydrogenase PdxA: MTTVPTLAVTVGDPVGIGPEITAAVLHEFSGDASQHGIAVADLAVMEKAVAVLGLDADVRAVSSWDTPSAGAGVIDVFDIGVLGADLPEWGRVDERAGRAAVTAIEVATQAAMDEQVAGIVTGPINKEAVWKTGSEHLGHTEMLGELTGVTKQDTMFVVENTHVPGHRLQVFFATRHMSLRKALDAITVDTQVDSIIRAHRALEVYGVADPRLATAAINPHAGENGAFGDEEIEILAPAVEQVRGRGLEIAGPIPADSVFHHGLQGRYDGILSQYHDQGHIATKTFDFDGTISVTVGLPILRTSVDHGTAFDIAGTGKADPGTMRSAYRAAVGYAPYVDAIRAEYLPA, encoded by the coding sequence ATGACCACCGTCCCCACCCTCGCAGTCACCGTCGGCGACCCCGTCGGCATCGGCCCCGAGATCACCGCCGCCGTCCTCCACGAGTTCTCCGGCGACGCGAGCCAGCACGGCATCGCCGTCGCCGACCTCGCGGTCATGGAGAAGGCCGTCGCGGTCCTCGGCCTCGACGCCGACGTGCGCGCCGTGTCCTCGTGGGACACCCCGTCCGCCGGTGCGGGCGTCATCGACGTCTTCGACATCGGCGTCCTCGGTGCCGACCTCCCCGAGTGGGGCCGGGTCGACGAGCGTGCCGGACGAGCCGCGGTCACCGCGATCGAGGTCGCCACGCAGGCGGCCATGGACGAGCAGGTCGCCGGGATCGTCACCGGCCCCATCAACAAGGAGGCGGTCTGGAAGACCGGCTCAGAGCACCTCGGGCACACGGAGATGCTCGGCGAGCTCACCGGGGTGACGAAGCAGGACACGATGTTCGTCGTCGAGAACACCCACGTGCCCGGGCACAGGCTCCAGGTGTTCTTCGCCACCCGTCACATGTCGCTGCGGAAGGCGCTCGACGCGATCACCGTCGACACCCAGGTCGACTCGATCATCCGCGCCCACCGCGCGCTCGAGGTCTACGGAGTGGCGGATCCGCGCCTCGCCACCGCGGCGATCAACCCCCACGCCGGGGAGAACGGCGCGTTCGGCGACGAGGAGATCGAGATCCTCGCCCCCGCCGTCGAGCAGGTGCGGGGCCGCGGCCTCGAGATCGCCGGGCCGATCCCCGCGGATTCGGTGTTCCACCACGGCCTGCAGGGCCGCTACGACGGGATCCTCTCGCAGTACCACGACCAGGGCCACATCGCGACGAAGACCTTCGACTTCGACGGGACCATCAGCGTCACGGTCGGGCTGCCGATCCTCCGCACCTCGGTCGATCACGGCACCGCGTTCGACATCGCCGGCACCGGGAAGGCCGACCCGGGCACCATGCGCTCGGCCTACCGGGCGGCCGTGGGATACGCACCGTATGTCGACGCGATCCGCGCCGAATACCTCCCCGCCTGA
- a CDS encoding DeoR/GlpR family DNA-binding transcription regulator translates to MTARFATRARHAELLALVRSGTDRVEDLAARTGVSVSTIRRDLATLETSGRLARTYGGATSLVPFRERGLAERMAMRTEAKAAIGRTAATLVPAGATIFVDAGSTTGQLVESLRRSESLTVVTRGLEIALALADDPLVEVLLIGGRLSANSHGTAGTLALEAIERFRFDLAFLGADAVDPHDGVGEPTVDEAYTKERVAQRTQRTIVLADATKLERRSVPAWAHLPPGWTLVTDAPESGLEDYADAGVEVVRAAPPGA, encoded by the coding sequence ATGACCGCCCGGTTCGCGACGCGCGCCCGCCACGCCGAGCTGCTCGCGCTCGTCCGCTCGGGGACCGATCGGGTCGAGGACCTCGCCGCCCGCACCGGGGTCTCGGTGTCGACGATCCGTCGTGACCTCGCGACGCTCGAGACCTCGGGCCGGCTCGCGCGGACCTACGGCGGGGCGACCTCGCTCGTCCCCTTCCGCGAGCGCGGACTCGCCGAGCGGATGGCCATGCGCACGGAGGCGAAGGCCGCGATCGGACGCACCGCGGCGACGCTCGTGCCGGCGGGGGCGACGATCTTCGTCGACGCGGGGTCGACTACCGGGCAGCTCGTCGAGAGCCTGCGCCGGAGCGAGTCGCTCACCGTCGTCACCCGCGGCCTCGAGATCGCCCTCGCGCTCGCCGACGACCCGCTCGTCGAGGTGCTCCTCATCGGCGGCCGCCTCTCCGCGAACAGCCACGGCACCGCCGGCACCCTCGCGCTCGAGGCGATCGAGCGGTTCCGGTTCGACCTCGCCTTCCTCGGCGCCGACGCGGTGGATCCGCACGACGGCGTCGGCGAGCCGACCGTCGACGAGGCCTATACCAAGGAGCGCGTCGCGCAGCGGACCCAGCGCACCATCGTGCTCGCAGACGCCACGAAGCTCGAACGCCGGTCGGTTCCGGCGTGGGCGCACCTGCCGCCGGGCTGGACCCTCGTCACCGACGCCCCGGAGTCCGGACTCGAGGACTACGCCGATGCCGGGGTCGAGGTGGTCCGTGCGGCCCCTCCCGGTGCCTGA
- a CDS encoding DUF817 domain-containing protein yields the protein MRRTADLTRVEAALDAWAHRHLAEEFGARGARRVWVEFLVFTLKQAWACVFGALMLAALVATALWYPDGAALSRNDALVLIAVTIQVLMVALRLESGRELWVIILFHLVGTVMELFKTAAGSWEYGGAGVLAIGAVPLYTGFMYAAVGSYMVRVFKLFDLRFVRYPPLWLTAVIGAAIYANFFTHHFLPDARWVLLAAVVLVWGRCIMLFRNHRDRPARHLPILLPFLGVAFFIWIAENIGTAAGAWIYPHQEGGWEIVSLSKMVSWFLLMIISVVLVTFVYRPRPPEVAAATVSAPSPATDVPRSDR from the coding sequence ATGCGCCGGACTGCTGACCTCACCCGTGTCGAGGCGGCGCTCGATGCCTGGGCCCACCGCCACCTCGCGGAGGAGTTCGGGGCCCGAGGTGCCCGCCGGGTCTGGGTCGAATTCCTCGTCTTCACGCTCAAGCAGGCGTGGGCGTGCGTGTTCGGTGCGCTCATGCTCGCCGCCCTCGTCGCCACCGCCCTCTGGTACCCCGACGGTGCGGCGCTCAGCAGGAACGATGCACTCGTCCTCATCGCGGTGACGATCCAGGTGCTCATGGTCGCCCTCCGGCTGGAGAGCGGGCGGGAGTTGTGGGTGATCATCCTGTTCCACCTCGTCGGCACGGTGATGGAGCTGTTCAAGACGGCCGCCGGATCGTGGGAGTACGGCGGGGCCGGGGTGCTCGCGATCGGTGCCGTCCCCCTCTACACCGGCTTCATGTACGCCGCGGTGGGCTCGTACATGGTGCGCGTGTTCAAGCTGTTCGACCTGCGCTTCGTCCGCTATCCCCCGCTGTGGCTCACCGCCGTCATCGGCGCGGCGATCTACGCGAACTTCTTTACCCACCACTTCCTCCCCGATGCCCGCTGGGTGCTGCTCGCCGCGGTCGTCCTCGTGTGGGGGCGATGCATCATGCTGTTCCGGAACCACCGCGACCGGCCGGCCCGCCACCTGCCGATCCTCCTCCCGTTCCTCGGGGTGGCGTTCTTCATCTGGATCGCGGAGAACATCGGGACGGCCGCCGGAGCCTGGATCTACCCGCACCAGGAGGGCGGCTGGGAGATCGTGTCGCTGTCGAAGATGGTGAGCTGGTTCCTCCTCATGATCATCTCCGTCGTCCTCGTGACCTTCGTCTACCGCCCCAGGCCCCCGGAGGTCGCCGCGGCGACGGTCAGTGCTCCTTCACCTGCGACAGACGTCCCGCGATCGGACCGATGA
- a CDS encoding ABC transporter ATP-binding protein, producing the protein MTVQIQAPAAPVTTTAPDSHRAFEVRFDGFGKTFGTGADAHAVLADVSFTARPGEIISILGASGCGKSTLLRAAAGLGPATAGSVTIDGAEVTAIDTRAAVAFQEARLLPWRTVRRNIELGLPRGTAKAAAQDQVSELLELTGLADKGGLRPRQISGGMAQRVSLARALARNPGVLLLDEPFGALDALTRIRMQDLLLDIHAKRPATVLLVTHDVDEALQLSDRIVVLGRPGDAAAGPATITSLVPVPGDRPRDRGNADLAHLRAELLTHLGVDSHAH; encoded by the coding sequence ATGACCGTCCAGATCCAGGCACCCGCCGCTCCCGTGACCACGACCGCCCCGGATTCCCATCGCGCCTTCGAGGTCCGCTTCGACGGCTTCGGCAAGACCTTCGGCACCGGTGCGGACGCCCACGCGGTGCTCGCCGACGTGTCCTTCACCGCGCGCCCAGGCGAGATCATCTCGATCCTCGGCGCCTCGGGCTGCGGCAAGTCGACCCTGCTCCGCGCCGCAGCCGGGCTCGGACCCGCCACCGCCGGCTCGGTGACGATCGACGGGGCCGAGGTCACCGCGATCGACACCCGGGCCGCCGTCGCCTTCCAGGAGGCGCGCCTCCTCCCCTGGCGCACCGTCCGCCGCAACATCGAGCTCGGCCTGCCGCGCGGCACCGCGAAAGCCGCGGCGCAGGACCAGGTGAGCGAGCTCCTCGAGCTCACCGGGCTCGCCGACAAGGGCGGCCTGCGCCCCCGGCAGATCTCCGGGGGCATGGCCCAGCGGGTGTCGCTCGCCCGAGCGCTCGCCCGCAACCCCGGCGTGCTCCTCCTCGACGAGCCGTTCGGCGCGCTCGATGCACTCACCCGCATCCGAATGCAGGACCTCCTCCTCGACATCCACGCGAAGCGGCCCGCCACCGTGCTCCTCGTCACCCACGACGTCGACGAGGCGCTCCAGCTCTCCGACCGGATCGTCGTCCTCGGCCGCCCCGGAGATGCCGCCGCCGGCCCGGCGACGATCACCAGCCTCGTGCCGGTCCCCGGCGACCGCCCGCGCGACCGCGGGAACGCGGACCTCGCGCACCTCCGAGCCGAGCTCCTCACCCACCTCGGCGTCGACTCTCACGCCCACTGA